Part of the Triticum urartu cultivar G1812 chromosome 2, Tu2.1, whole genome shotgun sequence genome, ACCATGAAGGGCCCCGTGGGGGTGTGTAAAAACCATGGCACTTTTGTCTTAATGTTAGTACTCTCAACTTATGTTGTGTTTGCGTCTCTCACTTGGGCACGGTGCCCCCCTTTTACTCTCGTGGTAGCTTAGTGTTCTACACCGACAGGAcccagtccccaggcaagcttcggccgtcgctggtatgccaggtcacgatgccgtggtcaagggcaggaggtgagcggcccgaggtccggtcAGAGCCCCCGAGGCGCCATGCTCGGGAGGTCCCTTTTGGCGCGCAAGCGGCTCCGGAAGGACTGAAATGGAAGTTTACTTTCCCGAGAGAAATCGCAAGAGACAAAAACGCTGATTATGAGGTTCATGCCTGGGCGCATGAGGCGACTTATCTTGACGAGCCTGCCGTGGTTTCTTTGCTGCGAGGGCGAGCTTCTTGTGCGACGTAGGAAGTTATATGGAACTACATACAAGTGTGTCGATCCAAGTTGTTCTTGCACGGATGCAATGCCAAGGTACTTCTTTGTTGATGTCGTGTCCTTCTACAGTTAATATTGATTTACCTTCTAGCTGATGCATGCTTTGTTGTAGGTATCGCATCTGTTTTGCGGTGACTGATGGCATGTAAGGGGTTGAGTTTGTTTTCTTCGATAGAGCAGGGAAGGAAATTGTTGGTAAATCTCTGATTACCTTTCTTTCATGGTGGAAAGTCCAGTCGtattcctcttgaagaaatagtTGGTGTGGCCCATGTAGATGACGCTGTTCAAAGAGAAATAGTTGCGATGTTTGGGCAGAAGTACAGATTTGTGGTCTCTATCTCCCCAAAGACTTTCCTGCCTGAGTCAAAGGAGACCTCATTTCAAGTCAATAGGATAGATGTCCCCACTGAAAGATGCCTACGCAATGCAGTTCTGTATCGCAAGGCAGATTCATCTGGCCAGTCTGGAAGTAATACAGATTCTCGGTCTACTCATACTGCTTCCTTTTCGTTCAAGGTACTGCCCGCTGGATCCGTTCCACCACTTCTCATGATCAGCCAAGATGTGGAGCAAGCACACATAGAGACACAATCAAAGGTGCGCCTTCTATGATAATTGTTTTTGTCTCTGCTGCTTTGCTTTGTTGTGATTGTACTGTGCTCCTCATCCTTCACCTTGATATATGCCAGGCCCCTAACACTACTAAAGGCAAATCAACTAGTGCCTCCCTAGATTCTGTGAACAAAAGGTGGAGCTGCTGCTATGTTGTCGACATGGTTCCAGTTAATATGTCTAAGTTTTGCTTGCAATTGATTTTACAACCGCAGCCTTTACCTTGCTAATTACATCATTTGTAGTGGCAATAAGAGGGAGCTGACAAAACATGAGGTGGCCAGTACTCAGCTGCGCAAGCCCTTATTTCCAAACGATAGCGCACATGTACTTCTTTTCCCTTGCCTAGAGCAACAAACTCAACCATGTGTTAGTCAATGACCAATTGTTCTAAACTTCTGTACAGGAAACTGGGCCTCTGGAGGATAACATCCATGCTTTGAGTGAGGAAGATGCTGCTAAGCTAAGGTATCTACGTTCGCTTGAAAATATGTTTTCACCGAATTACATTGGAGTAGTTTGTTTGCATCTGAATGCTacttagagcatctccactcACTCCCTCAACAGGCCCCCCAGGGCGAGTTTTTTTGTGCCGGCGCCGAAAAAATgccccagtcgcgcccccagaaCGCCGAAAAGCGCCGGCTCGGCCCATATTTTGCCCCAGCAATTCCAGGACGAACCCAGCGCACTGGGGGTGCCTGGAGGCTCCGACGGAAGGAAAAACCGCGCCTGGGCCACCACTATCAGGTGAAAAAGCATCTTCCACGTCCAGATTCGCCCTCCCCCCCCCCAGTGAGCGCGCACACGCCTTCCACCATCATGCTGATCCCGATGCCGCCTACCTACCCACCGCCGCTAGAAAGGCCATTTCCCCACCAGAAAAGAGAGGGTTCACCGCGGCACCCTCCACCCTGCTCCTGGGCGACCTTTCTAGCGCTCCGGCAATGCAGGGCGGGGTTACCGACGGCTGCACGCCTACCACGCCCGGCAGGTGTTCGGTGATTTATCTGCTCGGCGATGGACTCAGACAACAAGGAGGCATTGGcggcgctgctggaggaggaagctgATGCCGAAGCCCAGGACCAAGAGCATCTCATGGTCCTCGCCGCTCTGGTCGGCCTGTTCGTGAGCAATGCAAAGCTGTGGCGAGCTGGCTTGGTGCCGGGCCGGCTGAAGGCAAAGCGAAGGCATCGAGTGGAAGGCTATTGCTTGCTCTACGTCGACTACTTCGCCGACCCTCCACTGCACGGCGAGAAAGTATTTCAGCGCCGTTAgcggatgagccgaaagctcttccttAGGATTGTGAATTCCACTTGTGAGTTCGACAGttacttcaagtgcaagaaggaTTACACCGGCACACTTGGATTCGCCTCATTCCAAAAGTGGACGACAGctatgaggatgcttgcatacaGAGCTCCCGATGATTCACTGGAAGACTATGGACGCATCGCCGAGTCCATGACCATTAAGTGTTTGTACAAGTTTTgcgggcagtggtggcagtgtttggacctCAATACTTGTGATCACCCAATGTTGAATACACTGCTCAGATCCTagcacagaatgcagcaagaggatttcctcggatgcttggaagcatcgactgcatgcattggaaatggaaaaAAACTATCCatttgcatggcaggggatgtacaaaggtgCCAAAGGCGGTTGTTGTGTGGTACTTGAGGCAGTGGCCACACAAGACCTCtagatttggcactccttctttggtatgtcaggaactcacaatgacatcaacatACTGCAATGCTCCCCTctctttgccaagcttgttgaaggtcatgCTCCTTCGATGAACTTCGAGGTCAAGGGACGCCACTACAACAAGGGATATTACCTAGCAGATAGCATCTATCTGAGATGGTCCACATTTATGAAGACTATCTCAAAccctgtgccaggaggcaagaactCCTACTTTGCCAAGTgtcaggaggcttgcaggaaggatgtcgagcgggcatttggtgtgctccaatctcgatttgctcTTGTCTGGTACCCCGCTCAGACttggtcgaaagatcaaatgtgggaggtCATGtcttgctgtgtcatcttgcacgACATGATCATTGAGAACGAGCGGGAAGAGCCAGTGTTTGACATTGAACCATATTACAGGCAGGGTCATCTTGCCCAAGTTGATCATCAGCTACCGGCAATCTGTACTGCCTTCCTCAATATGCGTTTGGAGATCCGAGACCCATAGGTGCATCAACAACTGTAGCACGATCTGgtggagcacctatggaggctcaagggcaACGCCTAGCTCGACGTGTGATGGAATATGAGTTCTCATTTGTTGAACTATTTGATTTGTATTGATTTGTTGAATTATTTGATTTGTATTGattttttgtgatgaactatgtgaTAGCTTCTGTTGAATTTGTGCCGAAACACACCGAATATGGGCCGAAATTGGTCCAATTTGCGCCGAAAGTGAGCCAAAAGTGGGCCAATTTGCGCCGACATTGGGCCGAAATCGGCGCCTAGGGGGCGATCTTGGGGGTGACTAGGAAACCTACTGCCCCCACGCCGATTTTTCCGCCGGCGCACCCCCAGGTGGCGCTATTTCAAGCCCCTGGGGGCTGAACGAGTGGAGATGCTCTTACCCTTGAAGAAAAGCAAATGAAAAGTGGCAGGAAAAGCCGATGTGCCCCCTGACAGCAAAAAATCCAAGCTCTAGACCAAGTGCCTTTAGGCGACATACCCTTTTGGTTCTTTTATTTGATCCTTTGCTTGCTAGCTACCTGCTCCTTATAGTTTATGTCATTTTGATTTCTCTTTGGAATTCTGTTTCTGCAAAATCATGTCATGTTCAGTGCAGAGTTCGAGAGAACACTGGCTTGATGGATTGgtgcttcgcttctatccaccaTCGCTTTCCTTACGCCCTGTCACTTATAATGGAGTGTTCTATTTTGCCGTCCATGGCTGACCTTACCTTATTATATATGAACAAGCATTCTCTATAGTTAGAGCTTGGTTTGTAACGGATCTGTGCTTAAGAGTTCCATTCGTTTAGCCGTGTGTTGCTTACCAATGTACCGCCGTATTTCGCAGGGAGATTAAGGATATTATGAAAAGAGCTTATGAAAATGATCCTGTTGCGTGTCCCTTGCGTGTGTGATCCTATTTCGAGGGTTCACCTTTTGCAATAGTGCCTTATGCTTCATGAAAACTGTTTGATGCCTAAGCATTTTGTACAAACAACTACCACTGAATGTGATCTTGCATCAAAATGATGCATAATATGAAAAATGGCAGTCCCTGTTAACCCTGTATGTGGTTTACTTGCTCAACATTCATCTCTATCGCACTTAACTATATGCCCTGCTTCTTTCAATCAAGCCGTATAATTTTACTTTGTGCTCGACTCCTGCAATTTTTAGTCAAGATAAATACTCAACTTCTGCTGTTTTTAGTCAGGATTAGATACATGTACAACTAGACATGCTACACTTGCACGGCTGGCACGCGCGCTTGGTCACACCGTTTGAACCGGGCACCGCGCGCGCTTCCGGTCTAGTGCATATGCACTTCGTACGCAATGATGCCTTCAGATCGTGCGATCGTTGCTGCAAGACGGTTCTCACCTCATAATCCAGTAATTGTTCCAGTAGAACATAGGAACTGGCAGGTATTCTAATTTAGATCGACACCGCAACACACGAGTTGTGACTGAAGCAGATGACCCAGACATTACAATGAAACAATAACTGCAGGATAAAATACGATAGTCTTTGTTCTTGCATCTAAAAGAGGATAAATCACCTACAACAGTAGGATTATGATCAGATCAGTTTGACCTCATCATTGCCGAAGCTGTAACGTTTGGACTTGTGCTTGATCGTCTCGAGGCTACCTGTGTTGCCAGCTCTGAAAACCTCGACACCAGACAGTACTGCGAAGTGCTCCGCTTTGGTGTAGCCTGAAGGGTGAAGCGTCCCCCGCTCTGTTTTCTGGAACAGCCTCGCCACACACAACTTGCCGGAGCCCAACGGCAGGATGTGAGACGCCATCAGGGAACACCGCTCAGGCGGAGCTGGTTCTTCCCACACCTTCTGCAGCACCGGCCGTGTCTGAGCGAGGTCAGATGCACAGAGCTGCTCGTCTTCACGTGAAAAGCCAAACCAGAGGCCATGTTCAGGGACGTACTCAGCCCGGCCTCTGAACGGCAGCGCAGAAACGTGTACCTTGCTCCAGGTGCCACTCACCGTATTGTAGGAGTATATGCCCGCTGCCACAGTGGACATCCAGATCTGCGAATCATCATACACCGTGAAGGCACTGAACCCATAGGGGTTCACCGCCTCTCCTGGCTTGAGGTTGCTCGGGACGTCGCCGTTGTCAGGAAAATCGAAGTCAGGCTGCTGTAGAGGGCGCCAGTGCCAGTCCTCCGGGTGGAGGAAGCCAGGCGGGCGGCCGTAGATAAGAGCCTGGAAATAGTGCGAGTGGGGCGGGGAGCCATTCTCTCTAGCCATCACATAGAGGCCATCGCCAACGGTGAAGGATATTGTCCTCGAATTAGGCTTCTTCGTCTGAGGCATGGCCCGGACTGCCCTGGAGGCGGTGTCGTAGAGGAGCGTGCGGCCCTCGTGGTCGACGGCAATGATGTTGTTCTTGAAGGCCATGAAATCCATCCAGCCGGATTGGTGCGGCTTGCAGGGCCAGTCGAAGGATATGGTGGGCGCAGGCAACCTCCCAGGAGCTGGAGCGCTGTCGTTTATGGCAGCTGGATCTGCTGGCTGTGGCGATCCGGTAGGGTAAAACAAGGTTGCGGGGTCGATGCGGTGCAGCCTCTAAGCGGGTCGAGGGGCGCACAACCTATTGACCAGCAGATTGACGAAACGGCGATTCATGGTTCCGCTTCAAATCTCTCTCTGCCTCGATCTAATAGACAGAAATCTGGCTTATTTTTCCTTTCTTCTATTTGAATGAActgaaaaataaaaaagaagagCATGGACTAGTTAATTGTTGATATCGGCGTCTTCTCCAAGTGAGATCGAGTGAAGAATCCACATATGTAGAGAAATAGAATCGGAAATCAGGGTCATACCTGGCCAAGGGAGGGAGCAGGCAGGGATCCTTCAGCAGGAAGCGGACAAACCGGGATGTTGGAGTCggccagagagagagagagagagagagagagagagaaggggatGAAGGAGGGAGAGATGCCCCATGACTTTGACCTAACGCTCCCACCGCTCCGTTGCTGGGCCAGTTGGCCCTTTGTTTCCCAGTTTCCTGCTTATTGCGGGAGCCGGCCCATGCCCACCCCACTCCCCCCTATTTTCTGGGTTTCTGCTAGGCTTTTTATTTTGTGTATTTTATATTCATTGTCCATTTCATTTATTTTAATCCTTTTTACTTTTTCTGTTCTTCTCTATTTTTGATTTTATAAATACATACATACTTATTCGAATTTGTAAGCTTTTTTAATTCTCAGGTCTTTAAAAATATATTCATAATTTTAAAATTTGGAAAACATTTTTCATATTTAATGATTTTTTTAAAATCCTAGATTATGTTTTAAAAGTTCGCGGCAATTGTTTAGTACACACAAAAAAATTATTAACATCTTAAATCTCACAAAAAATATTTACTTATTCATGAATAGTTTAAAATTCTTGAAcattttcaaaataaataaaaccaaCCATAACAAAAATGTCGGTCAAAATAAATACATATAGAAGAAGTGGCTAATCTAAGGAAAACTCATAGGTGCCCTCGTCCTCGCCTGGTCACGATATCATTCACCGTCGGACGCCATGCAAATCTGACACAACAAACTTTTGTGGGACATAGCCGTTTTTAATAATGTAACGGGTTAGACAATGGTACCGTGACGTCGTTTGGATGCTGGCGGCCACATCCATCTTGTACTCCCTCACCCAACTTGACGCGAGAGAGACGTTTCAGACCTGCACCATCCCGGCACGGTGCACACCATAATTCACAAGACGTGTGGGCCGCCACAGTAGCTCCTACCGGTCACTTATCTAGCCGCACCACCCATCAGAAAACGGTGTGAATCAGACGACTGCTGCATGTAGTCTACGATCGGCAGATCCGATTCAATGCCAATAGCCGGCACCTTACTTGCATCACACCTCTCTGCATGGTAACACCGCGACCATCACCGGAGTTGTCCATGCAACCAACGATGTGCAGCCCTCCCTGGATCGCTGTTATCCATTGTATGCTTCAGTAGGTGCAGCAAGTGTGGCAAGAACCGACATAACTGCTCATTGTTTGGTTTTAATCTGGAAGCCGTAGTTCCTAGCTAGTATCACTGCAGTGTGGAGGTTCCGTCGCTCGCCGCATCTTCTCATACGGACAGCCCACTCAATACTTCAGCTAATCACCGCAGTAGTACAGTGTAACATCCCGGAtgtgatttacctaatatgtactccaactcttaccgtttccggcgctaagttattttatttcctcggggtcgggtttttgtctccgtgtgttgttgccgttgtcatgcatctcatatcatgtcatcatgtgcattgcatttgcatacgtgttcgtctcatgcatccgagatttttccccgttgttcgttttgcattccggcgctcctatccgGCCCGGGAGCGCCTCACCGCCTCCTCCACGCCGAACTCCGGCGACTCCGAGCTCCGTCCGGCGAACTTCGTTTTGCGTGCGCCCAGATCTGGATTCGgttgctacagtaaaccctagggttgaccccGTTTTCCCCCTAAGTCTGCATATTATTTTGCATTCTTGCTCGTGCCGTAAATCCGCATCCGTAGCTTCGTTTTGGGCAtgtagtatatcaaaatgttcgtctctgagagtacatcatttcatctcattgcatcattttcatttgagctcatcttgatgccctaaatgctgttggaagagagctatttgagttaattgtcagatctgctgcaccaaatagctattttccatttttgccatgattattgtgtgcgtgatatgcccctgagctctacatgtgttttgttatatgctttgccatctttacagaggtgctatccatgtatttttgtgatatgtgtggtgactagcacaagcttgcaaagtagtgcattcgttaatgctgatttcagggacttcgaatttcactaagtccttgatctgttttatcaatatgccatatgttcatgttgtttcctagtgatccgtgcctcttttgaggatgatcagtaaggatgatttgttaatagtgtggtgctctatcgatccttgtctttgtttgcatttatggagcaccctaacttgagtcaatcgagctctacttttgctatttcgtgaatcctggcagattgtctacttgttagcgattttgccgaggatgttgttgtttatccgtgtatgctatgttgttgttcttgccatgtctagcttctatgttATGTATTCCTGATGGGCGtctgcttagtttgtcatgccatgctctgtagtgagtgcatcgagctcgtcaacatgcctactcgttaacagatttgcatgttccagtttttctgtaagtctgtaatctgattatgtttttgccatgttcacatgcttgcaattgtattttctgatcccttttggctcaaggtcactaagggacttttgttaagcgctttgagtagctccatgccttgccttgctttgccatgttaagttcctatagcatatagttttcatgctccaaagtgtgctacctgatctgcaattccagacttgtgttaatttcactaagtctgaatcctGTTTATCAATtacacttttgccatgcttgtttgaacctgttaatggatgaattggccgtagctcaatgttcatattttgtcaagcatcatgagtgtatccctgccatgtattttgttgtcttgtttgagtgctgtagcataattatcttgatgcatttagatgactacttgctgtttatcgcagaccgttgccatatttgttttgcttcccatttccaaaccgtgcatccgattccggtgttcttcatatcgatttcaagcgaaatcacctcacctttccagtggcacacttggatttccaagttgaggccatgttcaatcattccttgtcaaaatcttgcatgtgcatcacatattgcatcccgcatagcatatcatgtttgcatcatatttgtttgagctttgcacgtggttgattgtgttccttttgcttgtttgtcttgtttgggtagagccgagagacgagttcgctaacgaggagcccgttgagtttgctttcaaggatccagtcaactctgacaactttgcaggcaagatgatcataccctcgaaatcacttctatctttgcttgctagatgctcgctcttttgctatgcctatgctacgatgcctaccacttgcttatcatgcctcccaaattgccatgtcaaacctctaacccaccatgtcctagcaaaccgttgattggctatgttaccactttgctcagcccctcttatagcgttgctagttgcaggtgaagattggagatcgttccttgttggaacattgtttactttgttgggatatcactataatatcttgttatcttaatgcatctatatacttggtaaagggtggaaggctcggcctttttcttggtgttttcactactaggaaaagggctatagataggattgatactaatggcgcaccatggaagcagttagtgtggaagacactaatggcgcaccagaaactgggtgcgccactagtattaaattattattttttccatttttctatacatactaatggcgcatcaggccgcgggtgcgccattactagttctaagtagtaatggcgcaccaagcagacagtgcgccattactgtaaaaaaaatattctttttttttgcaaaactactaatggcgcatcgtttcacagtgcgccattactagtttaaactagtaatggtgcactattacccggtgcgccattagtatatatatatatatttgtttTACTTCAAGATTCACGCGTTTCACTCGTTGTTTAAACTAgtaaagagcacaactcatgtttcacgtgTTGGTTctagcagaagcttctgtcgtaccctttacatgaagattcttccgcggaagaacaactcatattcgccttgtcacagggcgccgagcacaacctgatgacctatgaggcgtacgatatcaaatttgaactcatgaatatttttaaactcatgaatatttttaaatttcatgggcacttttcgaattcatgaatattttttcaaatttgatgaatatttttaaatctcgatcgctatcccccttcatctcgatctcgatccccccccccgcaccctcccccgctagctccaccgccgccgacgacccaccgcaccctcccccgctccaccgtcgccgccgacccaccgcaccctccccggcccgctccaccgccgccgagcacccccatttgatgatattttttcatattcataaaaaaattattactgtttttataaaaaatattaaaaatagcaacaaaaaataataataataaacatactaatggcgcaccgctcgtgtagtgcgccattgctatctaaaaaacattctaatggcgcaccgctctgggatgcgccattgctatctagaaaaaacattctaatggagcaccgctcgggggtgcgccattagtaatctttccCCTAGCCCGACCCCTTcgtccctccctctcgccagatctagtcccccccccgcgcgctgccccgccccacgtcaccgccgcccctacgtgcgccgccgcccccgcgctcCCCACCACTGCAGCTCCGCCATAGCCGACGCCTCTGCGACCTCGCCATCGCCGACAGCCTTCCCGCGTCAGCCCCTGCCCTGCGCCGCCTCTACCTCAATCCGGGCACGGGGTg contains:
- the LOC125541006 gene encoding uncharacterized protein LOC125541006, translating into MDFMAFKNNIIAVDHEGRTLLYDTASRAVRAMPQTKKPNSRTISFTVGDGLYVMARENGSPPHSHYFQALIYGRPPGFLHPEDWHWRPLQQPDFDFPDNGDVPSNLKPGEAVNPYGFSAFTVYDDSQIWMSTVAAGIYSYNTVSGTWSKVHVSALPFRGRAEYVPEHGLWFGFSREDEQLCASDLAQTRPVLQKVWEEPAPPERCSLMASHILPLGSGKLCVARLFQKTERGTLHPSGYTKAEHFAVLSGVEVFRAGNTGSLETIKHKSKRYSFGNDEVKLI